Genomic DNA from Streptomyces venezuelae:
CACGCCGCAGCCCCGACGCACCGGCCGTGATCGGCGCGGACCGGCAGTGGACCTACGCGGAACTCGCCCGCGCCGCCGACCGCGTGGCACACGGCCTGCTGGCACGCGGCGTGGGCAGGGGCGACCTGGTCGGCGTGGTCATGGAACGCTCCGTCGACGTGGTCGCGGTGCTCCTGGGCGTGGCACGGGCCGGAGCGGCGTTCGTGCCGGTCGCCCCGGCCTATCCGGCCGAGCGCATCGCGCACGTCCTCGCCGACGCGGAACCCGCGCTCGTGGTGTGCACGACCGTGACGGAGCCGGTGGTCCCGGCGACGCAGTCGGGGCCCGGACGCTGGGTCTACGACGCCCCGGACTCTGTCCCCGAGGGGGCTCTCCGCCTCCCTGCTCAACCGCCCCGGCCGGGCGTGCCCGGTGCCTGCCACGTGTCGGACGCCGCGTACGTCATCTACACGTCCGGTTCGACGGGCACACCCAAGGGTGTCGTCGTCACGCACGGCGGCATCGCCAACCTCGCCAACGGCCAGATCGAGCGCTTCGCCGTACGCCCGGACTCACGCGTCCTGCAACTGGCCTCCTGGAGCTTCGACGCCGCGGTCTCCGAAATGTGCATGGCGCTGCTGTCCGGCGCGGCACTCGTCGTGGTCGACGGCGAACGGCTGCCTCCGCACGGCTCGTTGGACGAGGTCGCCGCCGAGTTCGGCATCACGCACATGACCGTGCCGCCGTCCGTCCTGGGAACCGTCGACGCGCTGCCGGACACCGTGGAGACGCTGGTGGTGGCGGGTGAGGAGTGCCCGCCCCGCCTCGCGCGTCGCTGGTCGGACCGCCGCCTCGTCAACGCCTACGGCCCCACCGAGGTGACCGTCTGCGCGGCCATGAGCGAGCCACTGCGCCCCGGACGGGGGCAGGGGCAGGGTGAGGTGCGGGGGGACGGACCCGTGCCGGTCGGCCGCCCGCTGATCAACACCCGGGCGTACGTGCTCGACGACTTCCTGAAACCGGTCGGGCCGGGCACCGAGGGCGAGCTGTATGTCATGGGACCCGGCCTGGCGCGCGGGTATCTGGGTCGGCCGGGTCTTTCGGCCGGGCGGTTCGTGGCGTGTCCGTTCGCGTTGGCGGGTGGTGGTGGGGAGCGCATGTATCGCACGGGGGATCTGGTGCGGTGGACGGCGGACGGTGAGTTGTTGTTCGTGGGGCGTGCGGATGAGCAGGTGAAGGTGCGTGGGTTCCGGGTGGAGCCGGGTGAGGTCGAGGCGGTCCTTGCCGGGCATCCCGGGGTGCGGCAGGCCGCCGTGGTCGTGCGTGAGGACCGGCCCGGGGACAAGCGGCTCGTCGGGTATGTCGTGCCCGAGGCCGAGGCCGGGGCCGAGGCCGGGGATCTGGAGATCCAGTCCGTGCAGGAGCACCTGGCGCAGGTGCTGCCCGACTACATGCGGCCCGCCTGCGTCGTGGTTCTAGAGACGCTGCCGCTGACGGTGAACGGGAAGGTGGACCGGTCTGCGCTTCCCGCGCCGGACGTCGCCGCGCGGGTCATGGGCCGTGAGCCGCGTACCGATGCCGAGCGGGTGCTGTGTGTGCTGTTCGCCGAGGTGTTGGGGCTGGAGCGGGTCGGTGTCGAGGACGGGTTCTTCGAGCTGGGCGGGGACTCCATCAGCTCCATGCAGTTGGCCTCGCGCGCACGCCAGGCGGGCTTGATCCTCACGCCCCGCCAGGTGTTCGAGGAGAAGACCGCGGAACGGCTGGCGATGGTCGCGGAGACGGCGGAGTCCGACGCCGCGCCGGTCGTCGATGTCGGTACGGGTGTGGTGCCGTGGACGCCGGTCATGCGGGCGTTGGGGGAGCGCGTCACGAGTGCGCAATTCGCGCAGTGGGTGGTGCTGGGCACTCCGGCGGGGTTGCGTCCGGAGGTTCTGGCGGCGGGCTTGGGCGCGGTGCTGGATCGGCATGACATGTTGCGGGCCCGTGTGGTGCCGGGTGAGTTGCGGTTGGTCGTCGAGGAGCCGGGTGCGGTCGGTGTGGAGGGGCTGATCGAGCGCGTGGATGCGTCGCGTGGCGCTGTGGATGTGGGCGAGCTCGCCCGCGACGCCGCCGGACGACTCGATCCGGCGCGTGGCGAGATGGTGCGGGTCGTCTGGGTGGACGCAGGGCTCGAACGTCCCGGTCAACTCATCGTCCTGGTGCACCACTTGGTGGTGGATGGCGTGTCGTGGCGGGTGCTGGTGCCGGATCTGCGGGCGGCGTGCGAGGCGGTGGCCGAGGGGCGGGTGCCGGAGCTGGATCCGGTGGGCACGTCGTTCCGGCGCTGGGCCGAGCTGCTGGCCGCGGACGCCACCGGCGAGCACCGAGTCGCGGAACTCCAGGACTGGCTGGCCTTCCTGGGAGACGACGTAAAGCCTTTGGCGCGACGAGCGTTGGACCCGGCTGTCGACACGGCCCGTACCCTGCGTCGGAGTTCCTGGGTCGTGCCGTCGGAGCAGGCCCAGGCGCTGCTCGGCAGGGTGCCGGTCGCGTTCCACTGCGGTGTCGACGACGTCCTGTTGGCGGCTTTGACCGGCGCGGTCGCGCATGGGCGGCGGGAAGCCATCTCAGGGCTCCTGATCGATGTGGAGGGTCACGGCCGTGAGCCGTTGGGCGCGGACGGCGGTGTGGATCTGTCGCGTACGGTGGGCTGGTTCACCAGCGCGCACCCGGTGCGGACGAACGCGTCCGGGATCGATCTCGCCCAAGTCCTCGACGGCGGTCCTGCGGCGGGCGCGTTGCTCAAAGCGGTCAAGGAGCAGCTGCGTGCGGTCCCGGGCGGTGACGGACTGGGCTACGAGCTGCTGCGCCACCTCAACCCGCGGACCGCACCCGTACTCCGGGCCCGGCCCGCTCCCGAGATCGGCTTCAACTACATGGGCCGGTTCACGGCACCGGTACGTGCCTCCGGGGCCGAAGCCGCCTGGCAGCTGACCGGCGACACCGCCATCGGCGGCACCGTCCCCCCGGACATGCCCCTCCACCACACCCTGGAAGCGAACGCCGCCGTCCGTGACACCCCCGAAGGACCCGAGCTGACGCTCACCCTGAGCTGGGCGGGCGACCTCGTGCCGACCGCGGAGGCCGAGCGGCTCGGCAGCACCTGGGCGGCGATGCTGGGCGGCCTCGTCGGGCACACCGTCGACGACGCCACCGCGGGCGGCCACACCCCGGCCGACTTCCCGCTCCTCGGTACCGCCCTGACGCAGGCCGACGTGGAGGAGCTGGAGACCCTGGTGCCCGGCCCGGCCGACGTATGGCCCCTGTCGCCGCTGCAGGAGGGAATGCTCTTCCACGCCACGTACGACGACAGCGGACCCGACGTCTACGAAGGGCAGCGGGCCCTGGAGCTGGACGGGCCGCTGGACGCCGACCGGCTCCGCGCGGCCTGGCAGGCGATGCTGCGCCGGCATCCGACCCTCCGTGCGAGCTTCCACCGCCTCACCTCGGGCGAGGCGGTGCAGATCGTGGGCAGCGACGTCGAACTGCCGTGGTGCGAAGCGGACGTGACCCACCTCGGGCCCGCCGAAGCGCGCACCGAGACCGAGCGTCTCGCCGAACGCGAGCGGGCGCAGCGGATCGACGTCACCCGGCCGCCGCTGGTGCGGCTGCTCCTGATCCGGCTCGCCGAGCACCGGCACCGCCTGGTCATCACCAGCCACCACCTCATCATGGACGGCTGGTCCCTGCCTGTTCTCATCGGCGACCTGACCGCCGTGTACGAGGCGCTGGCCACGGGCGGCGACGAACGGGACCTCCCGGCGGCGACGTCCTACCGTGAGTACCTCGCCTGGCTCGGCCGGCAGGACGGCGACGTGGCACGGCAGGCCTGGCGCGCGGAGCTCGACGGCCTGGACGAGCCGACCCTCGTCGTGCCGTCGGACGCGGTGCGCGTGCCGGTTGTCCCCGAGCGGGTGCGGTTCGCCTTCCCCGAGGAACTGTCACGGGGTGTCTCCGCGCTCGCCCGTGACCGTGGGCTGACGGTGAACACCCTGGTGCAGGGCGCGTGGGCCCTGCTGCTCGCGCGTCTCGCCGGACGTGCCGACGTGGTGTTCGGCGCGACCGTGGCGGGGCGGCCCACCGATCTGCCGGGCGCGGAGTCGGCGATCGGCCTCTTCATCAACACGTTGCCGGTGCGCGTACGACTCGATGCCCGGCAACCCGTTGCGGAGATGCTGGCCGAACTCCAGCAGCGTCAGGTCGCTCTGATGGCCCATCAGCACATGGGGCTTTCGGAGATCCGTCGACTCGCCGGGCCCGGCGCGGAGTTCGACACGCTCGTGGTCTACGAGAACTACCCCCACCCACCCTCCGACGACGCGACGCCCGCTTCCCTCACGGTCCGTCCCGCGGGCGCGCCACAGGACATGGGTCACTACCCGCTGACCTTCGTCGTGTCGCCGGGCACGCCCATGCAGGGCGACTTCGTCCACCGCCCGGACGTGTGCGACCGCGCACGCGCCGAGCAGATGATCGCGTCACTGATACGGATCCTCGAGCAACTCGTCGCCGACCCGCAGGCCCCGGTCGGGCAGTTGGACGTGGCGGACACCGCCGCGCGCGAGACGGTCGTACACGCGTGGAACGCCACGGAGGCGCAAACTGCGGAGGTGCTGGCTGCGGGGGTGCCGCTCCCTGAGCTGTTCGGCCGCCAGGTGGAGGCGTCGCCGGACGCGGTCGCCCTGGAGGCGGGCGAGACCCGTTTGACGTACCGGGAGTTGGGGGCGGAGGCGGGCCGTCTGGCGCGGTATTTGGTGGGGTTGGGTGTGGGGCCTGAGGTGCGGGTGGCTGTGGTGGGTGAGCGGTCCGTGTCGTTGGTGGTGGCGTTGTTGGGGGTGTCGTTGGCGGGGGGTGTGTTCGTTCCGGTGGATGCGGGTTATCCGGCGGAGCGGGTGGGGTTTGTGCTTCGTGATGTGGGTCCTGCGGTGGTGGTGTGCTCGGTGGGGTCGCGGGGTGTGGTGCCGGAGGGGTTTGCGGGTCGGGTCGTGGTGGTGGATGACCCGGTGGTGGCGGCGGAGATTTCCGGGTGCGCTCCCGGACCGGTGCAGGGCGGGGAGCGGCTGGGGGCGTTGTCGGCCGCGCATGCCGCGTACGTCATCTACACCTCCGGTTCCACCGGCACCCCCAAGGGCGTCACCGTCACCCACGCCGGACTGCGGAACCTCGCGCGTGCCCAGATCGACCGCTTCGGTGTGCGGGCGGACTCGCGCGTCCTGCAGTTCGCGTCGCTCAGCTTCGATGCGGCCGTCTCCGAGCTGTGCATGGCGCTGCTCTCGGGCGGCACGCTGATCCTCGCCCCGGCCGACGAACTGCCGCCGCGGGTGTCGCTGGACGCCGCTCTGCACGCGTCGCGCACGACCCACGTCACCGTGCCGCCGAGCGTCCTGGCGGCCGAGGACGCGCTGCCGGACACCCTCGAAACCCTTGTGGTGGCCGGCGAGGCCTGCCCGCCCGGCCTGGTCGACCGGTGGTCGTCCGGGCGGCGCATGGTCAACGCGTACGGGCCGACGGAGACGACGGTCTGCGCCGCGATGAGCGAGCCGCTGGCCCCGGGACGCGACATCGTGCCCCTGGGGCGGCCGATGGCGAACACGCGGGTCTTCGTCCTGGACGACTTCCTGCTGCCCGTGCCGCCCGGTGTCACGGGTGAGCTGTACGTGGCCGGGGCGGGGCTCGCCCGCGGGTACCTGGCGCGCCCGGGACTGTCCGCGCAGCGCTTCGTGGCCTGCCCGTTCGGGGCGGGCGAGCGGATGTACCGCACCGGTGACGTGGCCCGGTGGACCGATGAGGGCGAGCTGGTCTTCGCCGGACGCGCCGACGACCAGGTCAAGATCCGGGGGCATCGCGTCGAGCCCGGAGAGATCGAGGCCGTGCTGGCAGCGCACCCGGACGTGACACAGGCCGTGGTCGTGGCGCGCCGTGACCGCGCCGAGGACGCGCACCGGCTGATCGCGTACGTCGGCGTGGGCGTCGCCGCGGAAGCGTCCCCCGGCGCCTCGGAGCCCCCCGGCCTCGCCGCATACGTACGCGACCGCCTGCCGGAGTACATGGTCCCCGCCGCGTTCGTCCCCCTGGAGCGGCTGCCGCTGACCCCGAACGGGAAGGTGGACCGGGCCGCGCTTCCCGCACCCGACTTCGCCGAACGGGTCACGGGACGCGCCCCGCGCACGGCGACCGAGCGTGCGCTGTGCGACCTGTTCGCGGAGGTGCTCGGCCTGGAACGGGTCGGTGTCGGCGACAGCTTCTTCGAGCTGGGCGGCGACTCGATCATGTCGATGCAGCTCGCCTCGCGGGCGCGCGGCGCCGGGCTCGTGCTGACCTCACGGCAGGTGTTCGAGGAGAAGACCCCGGAACGGCTCGCGCAGGTCGCGGAGACGGCGGAACCGGCCGCGGCGCCCGACGACATCGGCGTCGGCGAGGTGCCCTGGACCCCCGTGATGCACGCGCTGGGCGAACGGGCCACCAGCCCAGGCTTCGCGCAGTGGGTGGTCGTCGGCGCCCCGGCAGGACTGGGCCTCGACACGCTGGCCACGGGCCTTGCCACCGTCCTCGACACGCACGACATGCTGCGGGCCCGCACGGTGCCCGGCGAGCGGAAGCTCATCGTCGGCGAGCGGGGCTCGCTCGACGCGAAGGCCCTGGTCTCCCGCGTCGACGCGACGACCCTCCACCTATCCGGGGACGCGACGCATCCGGACTCGCCCGGGGACGCGACGCATCCGGACTCACCAGGGGACGACACCACGACCCCCGCCACCCCTTCCCTGGACACCGTCGCCGCCCGAGCCGCCCGAGAGGCCGCGCAGCGGCTCGATCCCGCTGGTGGCGTCCTGGCGCGTGCCGTGTGGGTCGACGCCGGGGGCGATCGCACCGGACGGCTGGTCCTCGTCGTGCACCACCTCGTCGTCGACGGCGTGTCGTGGCGTGTCCTCGTGCCCGACCTGCGGGTGGCGTGCGAAGCCGTGGCCGCGGGGCGGGAGCCGCATCTCGAACCCGTCGGGACCTCGTTCCGGCGCTGGGCGGAGCTCCTTGCCGCCCAAGCGGTCGACGCACACCGCGTCGCCGAGGCTGAGGAGTGGCTGACTCTGCTGGGAGAGACACAACAGCGGGTCGCGGCGCGCGAGCTGGATTCCGGAGTCGACACCGTCCGCACCCTGCGTCACCGCTCCTGGACCCTGCCGACCGAGCACGCCGCCACGCTCGTGGGACGCACGACCGCCGCCTACCACTGCGGCGTCGACGACGTGCTGCTCGCCGCCCTCGCCGGGGCGGTCGCCCGCACACGCCCGGACGCCGCTGCCCCCGGGCTCCTGGTCGACATCGAGAGCCACGGACGCCAACCCCTCGACGGAGTCGACCTGTTGCGGACGGTCGGCTGGTTCACCAGCGTCCGGCCGGTACGGCTCGACGTGACCGGCGTCGACCTGGACGGCGCTAGGGCCGGCGGTGTCGCTGCCGGTACCTTGGTGAAGGCCGTCAAGGAGCAGGCGCGGGCGGTGCCCGGCGACGGACTCGGCCACGAACTGCTGCGTCACCTCAACTCCGCGACACGCGCCGAGTTCGAGGCAGCGCCCACGGCACAGATCGGCTTCAACTACCTGGGCCGGTTCGCCACAGGCACAGCCGCAGGCGCAGGCCGCGCCCCGGGCTCGCCCGGCCCGTGGGAGATGGCCGGCGACACCGCCATCGGCGGCTCGGTCGACCCGGACATGCCCGCCACCCACGCACTGGACGCCGGCGCGGTGGTCAGGGACACCGCCGAAGGACCCGTACTGACGATCACCCTGAGCTGGGCGAGCCGGCTGCTCGACGAAGCCGACGCCGAACGGCTCGGCCGGGACTGGCTGGACATGCTGGCCGGCCTCGCGGACCACACCGCCGACCCCGCGGCAGGCGGACACACCCCGTCCGACTTCCGCCTCCTCGACCTCGCACAGCACCAGATCGAGGAGCTCGAAGCCGGATTCGCGGGCGAGCAGCCATAGATGCCATAGAAGCCGTGGCCGACAGGCCCAGGCGCTGTGAGGAGACAGAGCGATGACGACCCGACCCCGATCCCTCGTCGAGGATGTGTGGCCCCTCTCGCCGCTGCAGGAGGGGATGCTCTTCCACGCCTCCTACGACGACCAGGGCCCGGACGTCTACACCGTGCAGTCGACCCTCGACGTCGAAGGGCCCCTCGACACGGCACGGCTGCGCACGTCGTGGGAGGCGCTGCTGGCCCGGCACGCGGCGCTCCGCGCCTGCTTCCGCCCGGTGACCGGCGCCCGGATGGTCCAGGTGATCCCGCGCGAGGTCACGCTCCCCTGGAACGAGGCGGACGTCAGCACGCTCGTGGAGCCCGAGGCGCTCGCCGAGATCGACCGGCTCGCCGCACGGGAACGCGCGCAACGCTTCGACCTCGCCGTGCCGCCGCTGCTGCGACTCCTGCTCGTGCGGCTCGGTGAACGGCGGCACCGACTCGTCGTGACGTTCCATCACATCCTCATGGACGGCTGGTCGATGCCGGTCCTCCTGAACGAGCTGTCCCAGGTGTACGCGGCGGGCGGCGACGCCTCCGTGCTGGGGCGCGTGACACCGTACGGCGAGTACGTGGCGTGGCTCGGCCGTCAGGACAAGGACGCCGCCCGGGACGCCTGGCGGGCCGAACTGGCCGACGCCGACGGCTCGACGCTCGTCGCGCCGAAGGACCCGGGCCACGCCCCCGTGCTGCCCGACCAGACGCACACCAGCCTGTCGGCCGAACTCACCACCGCGGTCACCGAGTTGGCGCGTGCCAACGGGCTTACGGTCAACACCGTCGTGCAGGGGGCATGGGCTCTCGTGCTCGCCCGTCTCGCCGCACGCACGGACGTCGTCTTCGGCGCGACCGTCGCGGGCCGCCCCGCGGAACTGCCCGGCGTGGAGTCGATGATCGGCCTGTTCATCAACACGCTCCCCGTGCGCGTACGCCTCGACGGCGCGCAGCCCGTCGCCGAACTGCTCGCGCGGTTGCAGGAAGCCCAGTCAGGCCTGATCGCCCACCAGCACGTCGGGCTCGCCGAGGTGCAGAAGCTCGCGGGGCCCGCCGCGGTCTTCGACACCCTCGTCCTGTACGAGAACTACCCCCTGCCGCCCGCAGGCCCCGAGCCGGGCCCCGACGCCGTGACGATCAGGCCCGCCCAGGCGTCCCGCGACGCCTCGCACTATCCGCTGACCCTCGTCGCCGTGCCGGGCGGCGACCGCATGCGCTTCAAGCTGGACCACCGGCCCGACCTGTTCGACCGCGCCGCCGCGGAATCCGTCGTCCAGCGGTTCGTGCGCGTTCTCGAACAGTTCACGGCCGACCCGTCGGCCCGCGTCGGCGACATCGACGTACTGGAAGAGGCGGAGCGGACCGCCGTGACGGAGCTGTGGAACGCGACCGGGCGCCCCCTGGCGGCCGGGTCGGTCGTCGAGGCCTTCGAGACGCAGGCGCGCAGGGCACCGGACACGTACGCCGTGCGCTGCGGCGAGGACACCCTGACGTACGGCGAACTGGAGGAGCGCGCCAACCGCCTCGCCCGTCACCTCGCCGGGTTCGGAGTCGGCGGGGAACGGCGTGTGGGCCTCTGCCTGCCGCGCGGCACCGACATGATCGTGGCGGAACTCGCGGTGTGGAAGGCGGGCGGCGCCTTCGTCCCGCTGGACCCGGACCACCCGGCCGACCGGCTGCACCACATGATCACCGACAGCGGCGCCGACCTCGTCCTGGCCACCGGGACCACCCGCGCCGAGGTACCCGACGGGACCACCCCCGTGGTCGTCCTGGACGAGCCGCGGACCGCGCAGGCGATCGCGGCGGAGCCCGGCGAGCCGCTGGGTCTGCCCGTCGGCACCGAGCAACTCGCGTACGTCATCTACACGTCGGGCTCCACCGGCCGCCCCAAGGGCGTCGCCCTCGCCCACCGGGGCCTCATGAACCTGGCCGAGGCGATGCGGCCCGCGCTCGACCTGCGCGACGGCGTCGTGATGCTGCAGTTCGCCTCCTTCAGCTTCGACGGAGCGGTCCTGGACGTGGCCGTCACCCTGGCGGCCGGCGGCACCCTGGCCATCGCGTCCGCCGAGGAGCGCACGGAACCCGACGCGCTCGCCGGCATGATCCGCGCGAACGGCGTCGAAGCGGCCAGCGTCGTGCCGTCCGTGCTGCGCACCCTGGACCCGGAGACGGTCGCGGGCGTGCGCAACTGGGTCCTCGGCGGCGAGTGGCTGACCGCCGACCTCGCGAGCCGCTGGGCGGGCCGCGCCCGGCTGTGGAACACCTACGGGCCCACCGAGGCCACCGTGATGGCGACCGTCGGACGCGTCGACGAGGGCATCAAGCCCGTGGACGCCCCGCCCCCCATCGGACGACCGCTCGGCAACATGCGCACCTACGTCCTCGACGGCTTCCTGCGCCCGGTGCCGCCGGGCGTCAGCGGCGAGCTGTACGTCGCGGGGCCGGGCGTCGCGCGCGGCTACGTGGGACGGCCCGACCTGACGGCGGAACGGTTCGTGGCGTGCCCGTTCGGCACGGGCGGACGCATGTACCGCACCGGTGACCTGGCGCGCTGGACCGCGGAGGGACAGCTGTCGTTCGCGGGCCGCGCGGACGAGCAGGTGAAGCTGCGCGGCTTCCGCATCGAACCCGGCGAGATCGAGACCGTCCTCGCAGCGCACGCGTCCGTGCG
This window encodes:
- a CDS encoding non-ribosomal peptide synthetase, producing MHAPHAFDVSLFEVWVPLVAGGRVVVAGAGVVDAGGVRSAVGVGVSVVHVTAGVFRVLAEEFPGCFAGLREVLTGGDVVPAGAVARVRGACPGVAVRHLYGPTEITLCATTHHLSPGAPMDDALPIGRPLPNRHAYVLDAFLRPVPPGTTGELYLAGTGLAHGYLGRPGLSAGRFVACPFALAGGGGERMYRTGDLVRWTADGELLFVGRADEQVKVRGFRVELGEVESVLAGHGAVGQAVVVARQDVSGGEKRLVGYVVPDSGGREVEAGALRAYVAERLPEYMVPTAVVVLDELPLTVNGKVDRSALPAPDFAARVMGREPRTDAERVLCAVFAEVLGLERVGVEDGFFELGGDSISSMQLASRARRAGLVVTPRQVFEEKTVERLASVAEAVGREVAPVADVGTGVVPWTPVMRALGERAAWPGFAQWVVLGTPAGLRPEVLAAGLRAVLDRHDMLRARVVPGEFRLVVEEPGAVGVEGLIERVDASGGAVDVGELARVAAGRLDPARGEMVRVVWADAGPGRPGQLALVLHHLVVDGVSWRVLVPDLRAACEAVAEGRVPELDPVGTSFRRWAELLAAEALGEERAAEVDGWVELLGESQHVLGEREVDPHVDTVAILRQRSWVVRSEQAEVLLGRVPTAFHCGVDDVLLAALTGAVAHGRPESMSGLLIDVEGHGREPLGADGGVDLSRTVGWFTSAHPVRTNASGIDLAQVLDGGPAAGALLKAVKEQLRAVPGGDGLGYELLRHLNPRTAPVLRARPAPEIGFNYMGRFTAPVRASGADAAWQLTGETAIGGTVPPDMPLHHTLEANVTVRETPEGRPELELRLSWPDGVLTQDAAERLGGTWAAMLNGLATHATDDPHAGGHTPSDFPLLGAAALTQDDVDRVEAAVREPADVWPLSPLQEGMLFHATYDAEGPDAYQSQRVLAVDGPLDARRLRAAWETLVARHDALRAGFHRLTSGEAVQVVARNVQLPWTEFDVTHLPSDEALAEAERLAGNEAAQRLDLTAAPLLRLVLIRLGAEQHRLVVTSHHIVADGWSTPLMLNEVSALYAADGAAAPDRPASYGDYLAWLHRQGKEAARDAWRAELAGTDEPTLVAPADLPDGLVLSEERSVRLSGRATRALTALARAHGLTVNTFVQGAWALVLARLARRTDVVFGTTVAGRPPEIPGVESMIGLFINTLPVRVRLDAREPVLTLLARLQERQTALMPHQHTGLAEIQALGGPGAVFDTMLMVENYPRNTSRLPGSASPVTLTQLSSQAGTHYPLAIGVVPDDRIEVRVTYRPDVFDGQRALQVGRQLTRVLEQIAADPTLRVGDIDVLATAERTAVVERWNDTDRPVEAGTLGELFDAQARRSPDAPAVIGADRQWTYAELARAADRVAHGLLARGVGRGDLVGVVMERSVDVVAVLLGVARAGAAFVPVAPAYPAERIAHVLADAEPALVVCTTVTEPVVPATQSGPGRWVYDAPDSVPEGALRLPAQPPRPGVPGACHVSDAAYVIYTSGSTGTPKGVVVTHGGIANLANGQIERFAVRPDSRVLQLASWSFDAAVSEMCMALLSGAALVVVDGERLPPHGSLDEVAAEFGITHMTVPPSVLGTVDALPDTVETLVVAGEECPPRLARRWSDRRLVNAYGPTEVTVCAAMSEPLRPGRGQGQGEVRGDGPVPVGRPLINTRAYVLDDFLKPVGPGTEGELYVMGPGLARGYLGRPGLSAGRFVACPFALAGGGGERMYRTGDLVRWTADGELLFVGRADEQVKVRGFRVEPGEVEAVLAGHPGVRQAAVVVREDRPGDKRLVGYVVPEAEAGAEAGDLEIQSVQEHLAQVLPDYMRPACVVVLETLPLTVNGKVDRSALPAPDVAARVMGREPRTDAERVLCVLFAEVLGLERVGVEDGFFELGGDSISSMQLASRARQAGLILTPRQVFEEKTAERLAMVAETAESDAAPVVDVGTGVVPWTPVMRALGERVTSAQFAQWVVLGTPAGLRPEVLAAGLGAVLDRHDMLRARVVPGELRLVVEEPGAVGVEGLIERVDASRGAVDVGELARDAAGRLDPARGEMVRVVWVDAGLERPGQLIVLVHHLVVDGVSWRVLVPDLRAACEAVAEGRVPELDPVGTSFRRWAELLAADATGEHRVAELQDWLAFLGDDVKPLARRALDPAVDTARTLRRSSWVVPSEQAQALLGRVPVAFHCGVDDVLLAALTGAVAHGRREAISGLLIDVEGHGREPLGADGGVDLSRTVGWFTSAHPVRTNASGIDLAQVLDGGPAAGALLKAVKEQLRAVPGGDGLGYELLRHLNPRTAPVLRARPAPEIGFNYMGRFTAPVRASGAEAAWQLTGDTAIGGTVPPDMPLHHTLEANAAVRDTPEGPELTLTLSWAGDLVPTAEAERLGSTWAAMLGGLVGHTVDDATAGGHTPADFPLLGTALTQADVEELETLVPGPADVWPLSPLQEGMLFHATYDDSGPDVYEGQRALELDGPLDADRLRAAWQAMLRRHPTLRASFHRLTSGEAVQIVGSDVELPWCEADVTHLGPAEARTETERLAERERAQRIDVTRPPLVRLLLIRLAEHRHRLVITSHHLIMDGWSLPVLIGDLTAVYEALATGGDERDLPAATSYREYLAWLGRQDGDVARQAWRAELDGLDEPTLVVPSDAVRVPVVPERVRFAFPEELSRGVSALARDRGLTVNTLVQGAWALLLARLAGRADVVFGATVAGRPTDLPGAESAIGLFINTLPVRVRLDARQPVAEMLAELQQRQVALMAHQHMGLSEIRRLAGPGAEFDTLVVYENYPHPPSDDATPASLTVRPAGAPQDMGHYPLTFVVSPGTPMQGDFVHRPDVCDRARAEQMIASLIRILEQLVADPQAPVGQLDVADTAARETVVHAWNATEAQTAEVLAAGVPLPELFGRQVEASPDAVALEAGETRLTYRELGAEAGRLARYLVGLGVGPEVRVAVVGERSVSLVVALLGVSLAGGVFVPVDAGYPAERVGFVLRDVGPAVVVCSVGSRGVVPEGFAGRVVVVDDPVVAAEISGCAPGPVQGGERLGALSAAHAAYVIYTSGSTGTPKGVTVTHAGLRNLARAQIDRFGVRADSRVLQFASLSFDAAVSELCMALLSGGTLILAPADELPPRVSLDAALHASRTTHVTVPPSVLAAEDALPDTLETLVVAGEACPPGLVDRWSSGRRMVNAYGPTETTVCAAMSEPLAPGRDIVPLGRPMANTRVFVLDDFLLPVPPGVTGELYVAGAGLARGYLARPGLSAQRFVACPFGAGERMYRTGDVARWTDEGELVFAGRADDQVKIRGHRVEPGEIEAVLAAHPDVTQAVVVARRDRAEDAHRLIAYVGVGVAAEASPGASEPPGLAAYVRDRLPEYMVPAAFVPLERLPLTPNGKVDRAALPAPDFAERVTGRAPRTATERALCDLFAEVLGLERVGVGDSFFELGGDSIMSMQLASRARGAGLVLTSRQVFEEKTPERLAQVAETAEPAAAPDDIGVGEVPWTPVMHALGERATSPGFAQWVVVGAPAGLGLDTLATGLATVLDTHDMLRARTVPGERKLIVGERGSLDAKALVSRVDATTLHLSGDATHPDSPGDATHPDSPGDDTTTPATPSLDTVAARAAREAAQRLDPAGGVLARAVWVDAGGDRTGRLVLVVHHLVVDGVSWRVLVPDLRVACEAVAAGREPHLEPVGTSFRRWAELLAAQAVDAHRVAEAEEWLTLLGETQQRVAARELDSGVDTVRTLRHRSWTLPTEHAATLVGRTTAAYHCGVDDVLLAALAGAVARTRPDAAAPGLLVDIESHGRQPLDGVDLLRTVGWFTSVRPVRLDVTGVDLDGARAGGVAAGTLVKAVKEQARAVPGDGLGHELLRHLNSATRAEFEAAPTAQIGFNYLGRFATGTAAGAGRAPGSPGPWEMAGDTAIGGSVDPDMPATHALDAGAVVRDTAEGPVLTITLSWASRLLDEADAERLGRDWLDMLAGLADHTADPAAGGHTPSDFRLLDLAQHQIEELEAGFAGEQP